The Leucobacter rhizosphaerae genome includes a region encoding these proteins:
- a CDS encoding GTP pyrophosphokinase: MSTPAVDDEITISASALRSLGDQMQRFLLEYRFAMQEVETKLAILQEEFLHMHEYNPIEHVSSRVKSVDSLVDKLSRRGVSSEFDVIRREIHDIAGVRVTCAFIRDVYRLFDLLTQQDDITVLEVEDFIDEPKANGYKSLHTIISVPVYLSTGRVDVPVEVQFRTIAMDFWATLEHKIYYKYDRQVPDALIHELKTAADTAAELDTRMESLHVQLHGDPSSPRPEIGLHPVEPRIHSV, translated from the coding sequence ATGAGTACTCCCGCCGTCGACGACGAGATCACCATATCCGCGAGTGCATTGCGGTCCCTCGGGGACCAGATGCAGCGCTTCCTGCTCGAATACCGATTCGCGATGCAGGAGGTCGAGACGAAACTCGCGATCCTGCAGGAGGAGTTCCTCCACATGCACGAGTACAACCCGATCGAGCACGTCTCGAGCCGGGTGAAGTCGGTCGACAGCCTGGTGGACAAGCTCAGCCGGCGCGGGGTGAGCAGCGAGTTCGACGTGATCCGTCGCGAGATCCACGACATCGCGGGCGTGCGGGTGACCTGCGCGTTCATCCGCGACGTCTACCGGCTGTTCGATCTGCTGACCCAGCAGGACGACATCACCGTGCTCGAGGTCGAGGACTTCATCGACGAGCCGAAGGCGAACGGCTACAAGAGCCTGCACACGATCATCTCGGTGCCGGTCTACCTCTCGACCGGTCGCGTGGACGTGCCGGTCGAGGTGCAGTTCCGCACGATCGCCATGGACTTCTGGGCGACGCTCGAGCACAAGATCTACTACAAGTACGACCGCCAGGTGCCGGACGCGCTGATCCACGAGCTCAAGACCGCCGCCGACACCGCTGCGGAGCTCGACACCCGCATGGAGAGCCTGCACGTGCAGCTCCACGGCGACCCGAGTTCCCCGCGCCCCGAGATCGGCCTGCACCCGGTCGAACCGCGCATCCACTCCGTGTAG
- a CDS encoding exonuclease domain-containing protein, translated as MPVDFTALDFETANSHPSSACSVGLVRVRDGTVVERTSWLIHPPEGHAQFLPFNIKIHGITPSMVVDALRWEEQLADLTAFIGDDVAIAHNASFDMGVIRAACAETITPTPRLKYLCSVQVSRKTYDIPSHRLPLSAEAAGFGAFAHHDALADAEACAAIISDAARRHEVGDVLTLAKKTGLRVQQLKAIPLKL; from the coding sequence GTGCCCGTAGATTTCACCGCGCTCGATTTCGAGACCGCGAACAGCCACCCGTCCTCCGCCTGCTCGGTCGGGCTGGTGCGCGTCCGCGACGGCACGGTGGTCGAGCGCACCTCCTGGCTGATCCATCCGCCCGAGGGGCACGCGCAGTTCCTGCCGTTCAACATCAAGATCCACGGCATCACCCCGAGCATGGTGGTCGATGCGCTCCGGTGGGAGGAGCAGCTCGCCGACCTCACCGCTTTCATCGGCGACGACGTCGCGATCGCCCACAACGCCAGCTTCGACATGGGGGTCATTCGCGCGGCATGCGCGGAGACCATCACCCCCACCCCCCGCTTGAAGTACCTCTGCAGCGTGCAGGTCTCGCGCAAGACCTACGACATCCCGTCGCACCGTCTCCCGCTGTCGGCCGAAGCAGCGGGCTTCGGGGCCTTCGCCCACCACGACGCGCTCGCCGACGCGGAGGCCTGCGCCGCGATCATCAGCGATGCGGCCCGCCGCCACGAGGTGGGAGACGTGCTCACCCTCGCGAAGAAGACGGGCCTCCGAGTGCAGCAGCTGAAGGCGATCCCGCTGAAGCTCTGA
- a CDS encoding phosphotransferase, which yields METEYLPGGSGGVWRVRLPDGETRVHRPTGAWTPAVHALLAHLAERGLDGIPRVIGRDDEDREVLSYLPGRTLDPETEQPSARALVHAAAWLRRFHDAVRDFRPGALEWRQGLQELGPDEVICHNDPGLYNWVVVDDDFAGMIDWDRAGPGRPLDDLAFLVWSGVPLLRPIPAAEAADRLAAVAEAYGDVAPARLLDAVSDRMGLIAERWRAGLERGDPGTIALRDAGIMDRHLARVAAFADRRAAILDHLPA from the coding sequence GTGGAAACCGAATACCTCCCGGGCGGATCCGGCGGCGTGTGGCGCGTGCGCCTGCCCGACGGCGAGACCCGCGTGCACCGCCCCACGGGCGCCTGGACCCCCGCCGTGCATGCGCTGCTCGCGCACCTCGCCGAGCGGGGCCTCGACGGGATCCCGCGCGTGATCGGGCGGGACGACGAGGACCGCGAGGTGCTGAGCTACCTGCCCGGCCGCACCCTCGATCCCGAGACCGAGCAGCCGAGCGCCCGCGCCCTCGTGCACGCCGCGGCGTGGCTCCGGAGGTTCCACGACGCCGTGCGCGACTTCCGGCCCGGCGCCCTCGAGTGGCGCCAGGGATTGCAAGAGCTCGGGCCCGACGAGGTGATCTGTCACAACGACCCCGGGCTCTACAACTGGGTCGTCGTCGACGACGACTTCGCGGGCATGATCGATTGGGATCGCGCCGGGCCCGGCCGCCCGCTCGACGACCTGGCGTTCCTGGTGTGGTCCGGGGTCCCTCTCCTGCGCCCCATTCCCGCGGCTGAGGCGGCGGATCGTCTCGCCGCCGTCGCGGAGGCGTACGGCGACGTCGCTCCCGCGCGGTTGCTCGACGCCGTCTCGGACCGCATGGGTCTCATCGCCGAGCGCTGGCGGGCCGGGCTCGAGCGCGGCGACCCGGGCACCATCGCGCTCCGCGACGCCGGGATCATGGACCGCCACCTCGCCCGCGTGGCGGCCTTCGCAGACCGACGCGCGGCGATCCTCGACCACCTGCCGGCGTGA
- the ychF gene encoding redox-regulated ATPase YchF, translating into MALTIGIVGLPNVGKSTLFNALTRNQVLAANYPFATIEPNVGVVNLPDPRLEKLAEIFGSERILPAPVSFVDIAGIVRGASEGEGLGNQFLANIREADAITQVVRGFTDPDVIHVDGDVNPASDMETINTELILADLQTLEKALPRFEKELKSKKIDAKVVETAQAAQKVLNEGTLLSTAGLDLEPIRELGLLTAKPFLYVFNVDEGVLGDQARLDALAELVAPAKAIFLDAKLESELIELDDEDAAELLASIGQEESGLDQLARVGFDTLGLQTYLTAGPKETRAWTIKKGSTAPQAAGAIHTDFEKGFIKGEIISFDDLVETGSVAEARAKGKARMEGKDYVMQDGDVCEWRFNV; encoded by the coding sequence GTGGCTCTTACTATCGGAATCGTCGGTCTCCCGAACGTCGGCAAGTCGACCCTCTTCAACGCGCTGACGCGCAATCAGGTGCTCGCCGCGAACTACCCGTTCGCGACGATCGAGCCGAACGTCGGCGTCGTGAACCTGCCGGATCCGCGGCTCGAGAAGCTCGCCGAGATCTTCGGCTCGGAGCGGATCCTCCCGGCGCCCGTGAGCTTCGTCGACATCGCGGGCATCGTGCGCGGTGCGAGCGAGGGCGAGGGGCTCGGCAACCAGTTCCTCGCGAACATCCGCGAGGCGGACGCGATCACCCAGGTCGTGCGCGGCTTCACCGATCCCGACGTGATCCACGTCGACGGCGACGTGAACCCGGCGAGCGACATGGAGACGATCAACACCGAGCTGATCCTCGCCGACCTGCAGACCCTCGAGAAGGCGCTGCCGCGCTTCGAGAAGGAGCTCAAGTCGAAGAAGATCGACGCGAAGGTAGTGGAGACCGCGCAGGCCGCCCAGAAGGTGCTCAACGAGGGCACGCTGCTCTCGACCGCCGGGCTCGACCTGGAGCCGATCCGCGAGCTCGGACTGCTCACGGCGAAGCCGTTCCTCTACGTCTTCAACGTCGACGAGGGGGTGCTGGGCGATCAGGCGCGCCTCGACGCGCTCGCCGAGCTCGTCGCTCCCGCGAAGGCGATCTTCCTGGACGCGAAGCTCGAGAGCGAGCTGATCGAGCTCGACGACGAGGACGCGGCCGAGCTGCTCGCGTCGATCGGGCAGGAGGAGAGCGGGCTGGATCAGCTCGCCCGTGTCGGCTTCGACACCCTCGGACTGCAGACCTACCTGACCGCCGGGCCCAAAGAGACGCGCGCCTGGACGATCAAGAAGGGCTCGACGGCGCCGCAGGCGGCCGGCGCGATCCACACGGACTTCGAGAAGGGGTTCATCAAGGGCGAGATCATCTCCTTCGATGACCTCGTGGAGACCGGCTCGGTCGCCGAGGCCCGCGCGAAGGGCAAGGCGCGCATGGAGGGCAAGGACTACGTGATGCAGGACGGCGACGTCTGCGAGTGGCGCTTCAACGTCTGA
- a CDS encoding DUF6357 family protein, producing the protein METVEFRRDNGWLPRVLRGVAGLRLEVVGGADALHDPRVFSLPIEAAHLEAIRSDLARHLILCSALLPLCRDAGIDGPLDEGAAVALLDPLLLGAPDEVDAALAAARWDRGQLVAHGADLALLDRGKVHAAMRSARETADWSRAQEDDAHRRRAQRGVTLAPLDEAVLRYTGQFLHGSTLPRRLPDAVDPTRLPDVLRVVETAERASAGLRIARDPRRGARGTDKADWTRMETAVEAALRQEHPGLARDAVRTVSFLLCSEAAHAARDLPYDPEGAGDAGSPVDSGSGTLDRVLAFSDDAGHDGSWWPGSAPSAVEAFWGFVAEHYGSKNEVFTVEDEAAGDGIQLLLYADALARVSTMVPARGGSEPVYRVEYGMVDDLAQYRAAVRGFVAGGFDALDGLCRWYDDADAFEAARRTR; encoded by the coding sequence GTGGAGACCGTCGAGTTCCGGCGTGACAACGGCTGGCTGCCGCGCGTGCTGCGCGGCGTTGCCGGGTTGCGGCTCGAGGTCGTCGGTGGGGCCGACGCGCTGCACGATCCGCGGGTCTTCAGCCTGCCGATCGAGGCGGCGCACCTCGAGGCGATCCGCTCGGACCTCGCCCGCCACCTGATCCTGTGCAGTGCGCTGCTGCCGCTCTGCCGCGACGCCGGGATCGACGGGCCGCTCGACGAGGGCGCGGCTGTCGCGCTCCTCGATCCGCTGCTGCTCGGCGCGCCCGACGAGGTCGATGCCGCGCTCGCGGCCGCCCGGTGGGATCGGGGCCAGCTCGTCGCGCACGGGGCCGACCTCGCTCTGCTCGACCGCGGCAAGGTGCACGCGGCGATGCGGTCCGCGCGCGAGACCGCGGACTGGTCGCGCGCGCAGGAGGACGACGCGCATCGCCGCCGGGCGCAGCGGGGCGTGACGCTGGCGCCGCTCGACGAGGCCGTGCTGCGCTACACCGGGCAGTTCCTGCACGGCTCGACCCTGCCGCGCCGCCTGCCCGACGCCGTTGATCCGACGCGGCTACCCGATGTGCTGCGGGTGGTCGAGACCGCGGAGCGCGCGAGTGCGGGGCTCCGGATCGCGCGGGATCCGCGCCGGGGCGCGCGGGGCACCGACAAAGCGGACTGGACCCGCATGGAAACGGCCGTCGAAGCGGCGCTGCGGCAGGAGCACCCGGGCCTCGCGCGAGATGCGGTGCGCACGGTGAGCTTCCTGCTCTGCTCGGAGGCGGCGCACGCCGCGCGGGATCTGCCGTACGACCCGGAGGGCGCCGGTGACGCGGGGTCGCCCGTGGATTCCGGATCCGGAACCCTCGACCGCGTGCTCGCGTTCAGCGACGATGCGGGCCACGACGGATCCTGGTGGCCCGGCTCCGCCCCGTCGGCCGTCGAGGCCTTCTGGGGGTTCGTGGCAGAGCACTATGGTTCGAAGAACGAGGTCTTCACCGTTGAGGACGAGGCGGCGGGGGACGGGATCCAGCTGCTGCTGTACGCCGACGCCCTGGCGCGAGTGAGCACGATGGTGCCCGCCCGCGGGGGATCCGAGCCCGTGTACCGGGTGGAGTACGGGATGGTCGACGACCTGGCGCAGTATCGGGCGGCGGTGCGCGGCTTCGTCGCGGGCGGATTCGACGCGCTCGACGGGCTGTGCCGGTGGTACGACGACGCCGACGCGTTCGAGGCCGCCCGCCGCACCCGCTGA
- a CDS encoding DUF1345 domain-containing protein produces MSDLPLRAQVRMRWTVALLVGVAAGIAVAAVLGVAAGLLAGWSALAIVSAAWTLLQVWRMDAGETRAHATAEDPGHRVARTIAIVGSVVSLGAVAAVVLHSRHSNGLDAYLLAGVAVLSVLSSWLLIQTDYMLRYAKEYYADDAGGIDFNQREDPEYSDFIYFAVGLGIAYQVADTNISRNAIRRIVIAQTLLGYLFGAGIIATTINLIAGLG; encoded by the coding sequence ATGAGTGATCTCCCGCTGCGGGCGCAGGTGCGCATGCGCTGGACCGTCGCCCTGCTCGTCGGGGTGGCGGCCGGCATCGCCGTCGCCGCCGTGCTCGGGGTCGCCGCGGGCCTGCTCGCGGGCTGGTCCGCACTCGCCATCGTGAGCGCGGCCTGGACGCTCCTGCAGGTGTGGCGGATGGACGCGGGCGAGACCCGCGCCCACGCGACCGCAGAAGACCCCGGCCACCGCGTCGCCCGCACGATCGCGATCGTCGGGAGCGTCGTCAGCCTCGGCGCCGTCGCGGCCGTGGTGCTCCACTCGCGCCACTCCAACGGCCTCGACGCCTATCTGCTCGCGGGCGTCGCCGTGCTGAGCGTGCTCTCCTCCTGGCTGCTGATCCAGACCGACTACATGCTGCGCTACGCCAAGGAGTACTACGCGGACGACGCCGGGGGCATCGACTTCAACCAACGCGAGGACCCGGAGTACTCCGACTTCATCTACTTCGCCGTCGGGCTCGGGATCGCGTACCAGGTGGCCGACACGAACATCTCGCGCAACGCGATCCGTCGCATCGTGATCGCCCAGACCCTGCTCGGCTACCTCTTCGGCGCCGGGATCATCGCCACCACCATCAACCTCATCGCCGGCCTGGGCTGA
- a CDS encoding CPBP family intramembrane glutamic endopeptidase: MTTPTATTHPRPDLRTRIRSRLRWEIGIVLALSFGASGVYAIVNIVERLTREAALSAQTATINRPLAERPTFDLIYQLLGFAFGLAPVALVIFLLWSDRRPHLRRLGFGRPVNGGRLWWFRETGGGFLLAAAVGIPGIVFYVFAKTIGINTTVVPAALDAAWWTAPILILQALRAALGEELIVVAYLFDRLKRLGFGTLSIILSSALLRGSYHLYQGFGGFIGNVAMGLLFGWAYHRFGRVLPLVVAHWILDIVSFVGYPLAVALLPALFAAPAA, from the coding sequence GTGACCACCCCCACGGCGACCACGCACCCGCGCCCAGATCTCCGCACCCGCATCCGCTCCCGACTCCGCTGGGAGATCGGGATCGTGCTCGCGCTGTCGTTCGGCGCCTCCGGTGTCTACGCGATCGTGAACATCGTCGAGCGGCTCACGCGCGAGGCGGCGCTCTCCGCCCAGACGGCGACGATCAATCGGCCGCTCGCCGAGCGCCCGACGTTCGACCTGATCTACCAGCTGCTCGGCTTCGCCTTCGGCCTCGCGCCCGTCGCGCTCGTGATCTTCCTGCTCTGGAGCGACCGCCGCCCCCACCTGCGACGGCTCGGCTTCGGCCGGCCCGTCAACGGAGGGCGACTGTGGTGGTTCCGCGAGACGGGAGGCGGCTTCCTCCTGGCCGCGGCGGTCGGGATCCCCGGGATCGTGTTCTACGTGTTCGCGAAGACGATCGGGATCAACACGACCGTCGTCCCGGCTGCACTGGACGCCGCCTGGTGGACCGCGCCGATCCTGATCCTCCAGGCGCTCCGCGCGGCACTCGGCGAGGAGCTGATCGTGGTTGCCTACCTCTTCGACCGTCTCAAGCGGCTCGGCTTCGGCACGCTCTCCATCATTCTGTCGAGCGCGCTGCTGCGCGGCAGCTACCACCTCTACCAGGGCTTCGGCGGGTTCATCGGCAACGTGGCGATGGGGCTGCTGTTCGGCTGGGCGTACCACCGGTTCGGCCGAGTGCTCCCGCTCGTCGTGGCGCACTGGATCCTCGACATCGTGAGTTTCGTCGGGTATCCCCTGGCCGTCGCGCTGCTTCCGGCGCTGTTCGCGGCGCCCGCGGCGTAA
- a CDS encoding DUF4287 domain-containing protein, translated as MSETVKGPKSYFPSIEATYGKSIDEWIEVLRPTAGQKHMEQVAFLKEQGMGHGHANALVAVFRAEHGGAEGAA; from the coding sequence ATGAGTGAGACCGTCAAGGGACCGAAGTCCTACTTCCCCTCGATCGAGGCCACGTACGGCAAATCGATCGACGAGTGGATCGAGGTGCTGCGCCCCACCGCCGGGCAGAAGCACATGGAGCAGGTGGCCTTCCTCAAGGAGCAGGGGATGGGGCACGGCCACGCCAATGCCCTCGTCGCCGTGTTCCGCGCCGAGCACGGCGGTGCCGAAGGCGCGGCATGA
- a CDS encoding DUF1761 domain-containing protein — MIPDINYWAVIVATLSTMVVGSIWYTPKVFGNRWMALAKVTPGDDPKAAVRPILITLVVSFISAWVLAGASWIAFDFYGGSFLVAAVFTGLILWAGFTAARFITHDAFEGRPAALTVMNVAHELVTVLVMSVILGVWPPAIG, encoded by the coding sequence ATGATTCCCGACATCAACTACTGGGCCGTCATCGTCGCAACACTCTCGACCATGGTCGTCGGATCGATCTGGTACACCCCGAAGGTGTTCGGGAACCGCTGGATGGCACTCGCGAAGGTGACGCCGGGGGACGACCCCAAGGCCGCCGTGCGGCCGATCCTCATCACACTGGTCGTCAGCTTCATCTCCGCGTGGGTGCTGGCGGGGGCGAGCTGGATCGCCTTCGACTTCTACGGCGGATCCTTTCTCGTGGCGGCGGTGTTCACGGGGCTGATCCTGTGGGCCGGCTTCACCGCGGCGCGCTTCATCACCCACGACGCCTTCGAGGGGCGCCCGGCCGCGCTCACGGTCATGAACGTCGCGCACGAACTCGTCACGGTGCTCGTCATGTCGGTGATCCTCGGCGTCTGGCCGCCCGCGATCGGATAG
- a CDS encoding peptide ABC transporter substrate-binding protein, translating to MKRSKKALGFIALAAASALVLSGCSSSGEGSGGGAAGSGIITVNNTEPQKGLVPADTTEVGGGKVVDALWEGLVYYDADGVTQMGVAESIESDDQVTWTVKLRDDAVFSDGTPVLAKNFVDAWNYAANVDNAMGNQYFFSVIEGFSETEPVEAMSGLKIVDDHTFTVAATPDFPDRLGYSAYYPLPDVAFEDMEAFGQNPIGNGLYKLDGEDAWKHNESIALVKNDTYVGPREVANEGIDFKIYASLDAAYTDLLANNLDVLDQIPDTSFSVFQEELGDRAINQAGALTTTLTISENLEHFTGEEGKLRRAALSMALDRDEIIDVIFEGTNIPATDFTSPVVDGYADDLAGAEVLEFNADEAKKLWAEADAISPFTGTLEVATNSDGPHQVWIEAVANQWANNLGITAAPKLYPTFQAFLDDREADVVGGPFRAGWQGDYPGAYNYMQPLYYTGSSSNHGFYSNEAFDTLLDEASRESDHDARIAKLNEAQEILLADLPSIPLWYQGTTGGHSESVDNVAFGWNSVPIFNEITKG from the coding sequence GTGAAGCGTTCGAAGAAGGCGCTGGGCTTTATCGCTCTGGCGGCCGCAAGCGCACTTGTGTTGTCGGGCTGCTCGTCGAGCGGCGAGGGCTCGGGCGGCGGCGCAGCCGGCTCGGGGATCATCACGGTCAACAACACCGAGCCGCAGAAGGGCCTCGTGCCCGCGGACACCACCGAGGTCGGCGGCGGCAAGGTCGTCGACGCGCTCTGGGAGGGCCTCGTCTACTACGACGCTGACGGCGTCACGCAGATGGGTGTTGCGGAGTCGATCGAGTCCGACGACCAGGTGACCTGGACCGTGAAGCTCCGCGACGACGCGGTCTTCTCGGACGGCACCCCGGTGCTCGCGAAGAACTTCGTGGACGCGTGGAACTACGCGGCCAACGTCGACAACGCGATGGGCAACCAGTACTTCTTCAGCGTCATCGAGGGCTTCAGCGAGACCGAGCCCGTCGAGGCCATGTCGGGGCTCAAGATCGTCGACGACCACACCTTCACCGTCGCCGCGACCCCGGACTTCCCGGACCGCCTCGGCTACTCGGCCTACTACCCGCTCCCGGACGTCGCGTTCGAGGACATGGAGGCGTTCGGTCAGAACCCGATCGGCAACGGCCTGTACAAGCTCGATGGCGAGGACGCCTGGAAGCACAACGAGTCGATCGCGCTCGTGAAGAACGACACCTACGTGGGCCCGCGCGAGGTCGCGAACGAGGGCATCGACTTCAAGATCTACGCGTCGCTCGACGCCGCGTACACCGATCTGCTGGCGAACAACCTCGACGTGCTCGACCAGATCCCGGACACCTCCTTCTCGGTGTTCCAGGAGGAGCTGGGCGATCGTGCGATCAACCAGGCCGGCGCGCTCACGACGACGCTCACGATCTCGGAGAACCTCGAGCACTTCACGGGTGAAGAGGGCAAGCTCCGTCGTGCGGCGCTCTCCATGGCGCTGGATCGCGATGAGATCATCGACGTGATCTTCGAGGGCACGAACATCCCCGCGACCGACTTCACCTCGCCGGTGGTCGACGGCTACGCCGACGATCTCGCCGGTGCCGAGGTGCTCGAGTTCAACGCCGACGAGGCGAAGAAGCTCTGGGCCGAGGCCGATGCGATCAGCCCGTTCACCGGCACCCTCGAGGTGGCGACCAACTCCGACGGCCCGCACCAGGTGTGGATCGAGGCCGTTGCGAACCAGTGGGCGAACAACCTCGGGATCACCGCGGCGCCGAAGCTCTACCCGACCTTCCAGGCGTTCCTGGACGATCGTGAAGCCGATGTCGTCGGCGGCCCGTTCCGCGCCGGCTGGCAGGGCGACTACCCGGGTGCGTACAACTACATGCAGCCGCTGTACTACACCGGCTCCAGCTCGAATCACGGCTTCTACTCCAACGAGGCCTTCGACACGCTGCTCGACGAGGCGTCGCGCGAGTCCGATCACGACGCGCGGATCGCGAAGCTGAACGAGGCGCAGGAGATCCTGCTCGCCGACCTGCCGTCGATCCCGCTCTGGTACCAGGGCACCACGGGTGGCCACAGCGAGAGCGTCGACAACGTCGCCTTCGGGTGGAACTCCGTGCCGATCTTCAACGAGATCACGAAGGGCTAA
- a CDS encoding ABC transporter permease has protein sequence MLRYILFRILQVIPVLLGTTFLIYFMVFAMPGDPVAAMFGDKVPSDAVLERLREQYNLDKPFFIQYLLYLQGIFVGDFGMSFSGEPVSEILARTFPVTIRLAVMAIIISLGLAIVIGLFSGLRKGKLFDNINLIIGLIFMSIPIFVIAFIAQFGLGLKLGWFSPTVGAGAPIQDLLLPAIVLGVSLYATSMRLTRASVIDTLNQDFVRTAYAKGLSRGRVIPVHVLRNSLIPTITNTATDFGILMVGATVTEGIFNVPGVGNVLFNAILKGENTTVVSFVTVMVLIYLGVNLVVDLLYAVLDPRIRYV, from the coding sequence ATGCTGAGATACATCCTCTTCCGCATCCTCCAGGTGATCCCAGTGCTGCTGGGCACCACCTTCCTGATCTACTTCATGGTCTTCGCCATGCCCGGCGACCCGGTCGCCGCGATGTTCGGCGACAAGGTCCCGAGCGATGCCGTGCTCGAGCGGCTGCGCGAGCAGTACAACCTCGACAAGCCGTTCTTCATCCAGTACCTGCTGTACCTGCAGGGGATCTTCGTCGGCGACTTCGGCATGAGCTTCTCCGGTGAGCCCGTCTCCGAGATCCTGGCGCGCACCTTCCCGGTGACCATCCGCCTCGCGGTCATGGCGATCATCATCTCGCTGGGCCTCGCGATCGTGATCGGCCTGTTCTCGGGTCTGCGCAAGGGCAAGCTCTTCGACAACATCAACCTGATCATCGGGCTGATCTTCATGAGCATCCCGATCTTCGTGATCGCCTTCATCGCCCAGTTCGGCCTCGGCCTGAAACTCGGCTGGTTCAGCCCCACAGTCGGGGCGGGGGCGCCGATCCAGGATCTGCTGCTCCCCGCCATCGTGCTGGGCGTCAGCCTGTACGCGACGAGCATGCGCCTGACGCGCGCGTCGGTCATCGACACGCTCAATCAGGACTTCGTGCGCACCGCGTACGCGAAGGGACTGAGCCGGGGCCGCGTGATCCCGGTGCACGTGCTCCGCAACTCGCTGATCCCGACGATCACGAACACCGCGACCGACTTCGGCATCCTCATGGTCGGTGCCACGGTGACCGAGGGCATCTTCAACGTGCCCGGCGTCGGCAACGTGCTGTTCAACGCGATCCTGAAGGGGGAGAACACCACGGTCGTCTCCTTCGTGACCGTGATGGTGCTCATCTACCTCGGCGTCAACCTCGTCGTCGACCTCCTGTACGCCGTGCTCGATCCGAGGATCCGCTATGTCTGA
- a CDS encoding homocysteine S-methyltransferase family protein, translated as MTRTSAVGLADGGIETSLAEALGHELPEFAAFVLLDSVEGRDALRAYFRPYVELAEASDLPLTLDTPTWRANADWGALLGYDAERLAAANADAVALVRSCDDAGRAVINGCVGPRWDDYVADARMSAEEATAYHAPQVTALAEAGADRVTSVTTLDADEGIGVVRAAVAVRIPAAVSFVVGADGRLADGSSLVDAIAAVDAATDAAALGFLVNCAHPDEVRTGLEGSAGSPELDRLIGFRLNAARHGDDGPGDAPADFAEAEWRLSSVVPTAATFGGCCGTDTSHLAELAARIVAHADRQGDPQSGTR; from the coding sequence ATGACGCGCACGTCGGCCGTCGGACTCGCGGATGGCGGGATCGAGACGTCGCTCGCCGAGGCCCTCGGACATGAGCTCCCGGAGTTCGCGGCCTTCGTGCTGCTCGATTCGGTCGAGGGACGGGACGCTCTGCGCGCCTACTTCCGGCCCTATGTCGAACTCGCGGAGGCGTCTGATCTGCCCCTCACACTCGACACCCCGACGTGGCGCGCGAACGCCGACTGGGGTGCGCTGCTCGGATACGACGCGGAGCGCCTGGCGGCGGCGAACGCGGACGCGGTCGCCCTCGTGCGGTCGTGCGACGACGCCGGTCGCGCGGTCATCAACGGCTGCGTCGGTCCGCGCTGGGACGACTACGTCGCAGACGCGCGCATGAGCGCGGAGGAGGCGACGGCGTACCACGCACCGCAGGTGACGGCACTGGCGGAAGCCGGTGCCGACCGTGTGACCTCGGTCACCACACTCGACGCGGACGAGGGGATCGGCGTCGTGCGGGCCGCGGTCGCGGTGCGCATCCCCGCCGCGGTGTCGTTCGTCGTCGGCGCGGACGGCCGGTTGGCCGACGGCAGCTCCCTCGTCGACGCCATCGCCGCCGTCGACGCCGCCACGGACGCCGCGGCGCTGGGGTTCCTCGTGAACTGCGCGCACCCGGACGAGGTGCGGACGGGGCTCGAGGGGAGCGCGGGATCGCCCGAGCTCGACCGCCTCATCGGCTTCCGGCTGAACGCTGCGCGTCACGGCGATGACGGCCCGGGTGACGCGCCTGCGGACTTCGCGGAGGCGGAGTGGCGGCTCTCGAGCGTGGTGCCGACCGCGGCCACCTTCGGCGGTTGCTGCGGCACCGACACGTCGCACCTCGCCGAGCTCGCGGCGCGCATCGTCGCGCACGCGGATCGTCAGGGAGACCCTCAGTCAGGAACTCGTTAG